AGCAGCGGCTAGCGTTGATCGCCAGGGACGCACCCACCTGTGTTGCACCCGACTGTCACATCCCGCCTGGCTCTGCGAAGCCCACCACATTCACGCATGGGAGACCGTCGGCAGAACAGACCTGCCCAACGGCGTCCTCGTCTGCTGGTTTCACCACAGACTGCTCGAACGCGGAGAATGGGCCATCACCCGCGACAACAACGGCCGACCACGCGTCATACCGCCAGGCTGGTACGTGAACCGGCGGTACCTCGGGCAACGACGACCACCCTACGGCGGGCGAGATACCGGGCCGCGTTCCTGACAACGCGGCGGCCCCGACACACGATACGCACGAGCAGAACAGCTCGAAGCGCTACTCGGAGTGCCCGGAGCGCCGCCAATCTCGTAGCTCGCCAGATTCTGTGACATTTGTCCCACGGATGTCAGGACGTCACCACCTGTCTGAGCCGACCTTCTGATTCCTATCGTCGAAAGCGACGAAAGGAAACATCATGACGTCAACTCAGAAAGCCACTCGGGCTACTCAGGCATCTCAACGGACTTCCACGGGAGCGCGTGCGTTCACCAGCACCCTGACTATCGCCATCGCCACACTCGCGGCTCTGCTGATCTGGGCGATCTGCGTTCCCCTCCTCGGCATCGAGCTCGACGTACCGCAAGCCGGAATGACCGTCGGACCCATCGCTATCGCCGTGTCAGCACTCGGTGGCGGCATCGCTGCTTGGGGCCTGCAAGCGACCATGGGGCGCACTCGCCGAGGGCTGAAAGCGTGGACAGTGGTCGCTCTCGTCGTGCTCGCGCTTTCACTCGCCGGCCCCGCCCTCTCGGGGGCAATCGGTGCCGCGCTGAGCATCCTCGAGATACTGCACATCGTCGTGGGCACCATTCTGATCGTTGGGCTACGTCGAGCCGGACGCGCAGCACCCGCACGACGGTCGAACGCGTAACGTGATGTGGGGAAGGACACTGATGACCGACCAGATGACGACCACAGGCCCGCGGGCCTCAGAATGCGACGACTGGGGCGCCAACTGGTTCGCCGCGCGGCGTGGACCGTGGTTCGCACTGATCTGGCTTCCCGTTCTCATAGTCGCACCACTCGTATCGAACATCGCGAGTGGCAACGTCACCGCGACGATCACCTACGTGCTCATTGCCGCCTGGTACGTGGTGACGGTCGTGGTGCCATACAGAGGCGTGCCGCAGTGGATGAGCGAGCTGTGCGTCGCCGTGCTCACGGCCCTCGTTGTCGCGCAGTTTGTGATCTCGCACGACGGTCAAGGTTTTCTGTACCCGCTTCTCGCGATTGCAGCAGCAACCGCGATCCGGCGTCGCTACGCCCTAGGCATAGTGATGGGACTTTCGATCAGCGGATCGATCGCTGAGGGCATCGCCACCTGGTCACTCGCGAATGCCCTGCTGTTCGGGTTCGCGAGCGTTGTGGCGGGTGTGAGCACCTACCTGATCGGCGCTCTCGTCGACATCGTCGCCGAGCTGCGTTCCACTCGACGCCGCCTCGCCGGACTCGCCGTCGCTGAAGAGCGCCAGCGCTTCTCGCGAGATCTGCATGACCTTCTCGGGCACACGCTGTCGGTCATTGTCGTGAAGGCTGAGGCGATCCGTCGCTTCGCAGCATCCGACCCCGACTCTGTCGTGAACCATGCACGCGGAATCGAAGACGTGGGGCGCACAGCACTCGCTGACGTACGCCAGGCGGTCGCGGGATACCGCGAATTGCGCCTGGAGCACGAGCTGTCCGGTGCGACCGAAGCGCTCGAGGACGCCGGCGTGAGCATGGAAGCGTCGCGGCCGGTTCCCGCACTGTCGCCGCAGACCGATGCCCTGTTCGCATGGGTGGTGCGCGAGGCGACGACGAACGTCATTCGGCACTCGCACGCAACACACTGCACCGTTCGCGTCATGTCAGGCTCTGAAGGCGCGAGCATGGAGATTGCCGACAACGGTCGCGGTGCTGTCGCCGCCGAATGGGGATCGGGAATTCGCGGCATGCGCGAGCGGGCGGCGAGAGCTGGCGGAACTCTTGACGTCGCGTCTGACGCACGCGGATTCACACTGACCATCGCGGTTCCGGCCGAGGGGAGCGCCTCATGATCTCGATTGTGATCGCTGAAGACCAGACTATGATGCGCTCGGCTCTGACGAGTCTGCTCGAGCTGGAAGACGACCTGACGGTCTGCGCGGGCGTCAGTCGCGGCGATGACGTGGCGGCTGCTGTGCGCGAGCACAAGCCCGACGTCGCGCTGGTCGACATCGAGATGCCCGGAAAGAGCGGGCTTGACGCGATCGCCGACATTCGACGAGAGAGCCCCGGCACCGCAGTCGTCATCGTCACGACGTTCGGCCGCGCCGGCTATCTGCGCAGAGCGATGGATGCTGGAGCCCGCGGCTTTCTGGTCAAAGACAACCCCGTCGAAGAGCTCGCCGCTTCCATTCGCCGCGTGGTCGCAGGCGAGACCGTCATCGATCAACTGCTGGCGGCGCAGGCCCTCAGCGCGGGAGAGAATCCGTTGAGTGACCGCGAGGTCGACGTTCTCGCAGCGTCTGACGGCGGCATCCCGATCTCTGAGATCGCGCAGAAGCTGCACCTCTCCACCGCGACCGTGCGCAATTATCTCTCGGCCGCCATTGGCAAGCTCGGCGCTCGCAATCGCGCCGAGGCGCTGACTCTCGCGCGGCGCAGCGGCTGGGTGTGATCGCTACTCGAACACGAGCCACTGGCGCCCGTCGATCAGTTCACGCGCAGCGTCAAGGTGTCCGGCATGGGTCGCCGTCTCGGCAAGCACGTGCAGCACGACGTCGCGTACCGTTGCCAGCCGGTACTCGCCGAACAGATCGTCGGGCCACCACACGGGTGGGGCGTCGAAGGATGCGGCGGCGAGAATGGCGTTCGAGCGGTCGATGGCCTTCACATACAGGTCGACGGCTTGCGACCCCGTGAGACTGTCGGGAACGTCCCATCCGTCACCGCCTGATCCGACCCACTCGACGACAGCCGGGTCACCTGCGACGGTGCCCGCGAACCAGAACCGCTCGTCGTCGAGCGCCAGGTGGTGCAGCATTGCGGTCAAGGACCAGCCGCTCGGCAGCATCCGCCTGGCCATCGCCTCATCGTCGAGCCCCTCAACGGTGCCGAGCACGTGCTGCCGCTGACTATCGAGTCGCGCGAGCAGTGCCGCGTCTGCTGCCGTCGTCATGCCCACACATTACGGGTCAGCTGGCAATCCACCAAAGTTGCCTTCTGAACTGGTATTGCGGTCCGAATCGCGGTAAACTTGAGTATCAACGACTCAAGTTTTGATTGCACATTCAATCCAGACAATTGACTGCGCAGGCAGGAAGGACACACGTGGCAAACATGCAAGGTGCGCCCTCCACGCAGGAGGACGCCAAGAGCGCACTCGAGCAGTTCGGCGTAAACCTCACCGAGATCGCACGAGCAGGCAAGCTCGATCCGGTGATCGGTCGCGATGCTGAGATTCGTCGCGTCAGCCAGGTGCTGACACGGCGCACCAAGAACAACCCCGTGCTGATCGGCGAGCCCGGCGTCGGCAAGACCGCCGTTGTCGAGGGACTCGCCCAGCGCATTGTCGCTGGTGACGTGCCCGAATCGCTCAAAGACAAACAGCTCGTCTCGCTCGACATCTCGGCGCTCGTTGCCGGTGCGATGTATCGCGGCCAGTTCGAAGAGCGCCTGAAGAGCGTGCTCAAAGAGGTGAACGAGGCCGAGGGGCAGATCATCACGTTCGTCGATGAGTTGCATTTGCTCATGGGAGCCGGCGGGGGAGAGGGCTCCGTTGCAGCATCCAACATGCTCAAACCCATGCTGGCACGCGGCGAGTTGCGCCTGATCGGTGCGACCACCCTCGACGAGTACCGCGAGTACATCGAGAAGGATGCTGCGCTCGAACGCCGCTTTCAGCAGGTGTACGTGGGCGAGCCCAGCGTCGAAGACAGCATCGCGATCCTTCGCGGGCTCAAGGGGCGTTACGAAGCCCACCACGGTGTCACGATCACCGATGCCGCTCTCGTCGCCGCTGCGAGCCTGAGCAATCGCTACATCACGTCGCGGCAGCTGCCCGACAAGGCGATCGACCTGATCGACGAGGCCATGAGCCGCCTCAAGATGGAGATCGACTCTTCGCCTGTTGAGATCGACGAGCTCAAACGCCAGGTCGACCGCATGAAGATCGAAGAGCTCGCCCTCAAGAAAGAGAAGGACGACGCCTCGAAGGAGCGTCTCGCGAAGCTGCGCGAGGAGCTGGCCGACAAGGAGAGTGAGCTCGAGCAGCTGCAGGCGCGCTGGGAGCGCGAACGCACCGGCCTTAACAAGGTGGGGGACCTCAAGAAGCAGCTCGATGAGGCGCAGACCGCACGCGATAAGGCCATGCGCGAGGCGAACTACACCGAAGCATCGAAGCTCGAGTACACGACGATCAAGCAGTTGACCGAGCAACTCGAACGAGCCGAGAGCGAAAGCGAGCCCGACGAGCCGCGCATGGTCAACGAGCAGGTAACCGAAGACGACATCGCCGCGGTGATCTCTGCCTGGACCGGTATTCCCGTCGGACGTCTGCTGCAAGGCGAGACCGAGAAGCTGCTGCATCTCGAGTCGGAGCTGGGCAAGCGGCTCATTGGTCAGAAGCGCGCGGTGACGGCGGTGGCGGATGCTGTGCGACGCAGCCGCGCGGGCATCTCGGACCCGAACCGGCCCACCGGATCGTTCATGTTCCTCGGGCCGACGGGCGTGGGTAAGACCGAGCTTGCGAAGGCTCTCGCCGCGTTTCTCTTCGACGACGAGCGCGCCATGGTGCGCATCGACATGTCGGAGTACGGCGAGAAGCACACGGTGTCGCGGCTCGTTGGTGCCCCTCCCGGCTATGTCGGATACGAGCAGGGCGGTCAGCTGACCGAGGCCGTGCGTCGTCGCCCGTACTCCGTGATCTTGCTCGACGAGATCGAGAAGGCCCACCCCGAAGTGTTCGACGTTCTGCTGCAGGTGCTCGACGACGGTCGGCTGACCGACGGGCAGGGGCGCACCGTCGACTTCCGCAACACGATCCTGATTCTCACATCGAACCTCGGTTCGCAGTTCCTCGTGGACCAGAGCCTGTCGTGGGACGAGAAGGAGCAGTCGGTGCAGGATCTCGTGCGCCAGGCGTTCAAGCCCGAGTTCGTCAACCGGCTCGACGACATCGTCGTGTTCTCGGCGCTGTCGCAAGACGAGCTGGGTGAGATCGTCGAGCTGTACATCGAGCGGCTGCAGTCGCGCCTTGGCGAGCGTCGGCTGGTTCTCGCCGTCACCCCGGATGCCCGGTCCTGGCTGGCCGATCGCGGATATGACCCGATTTACGGCGCGCGTCCGCTGCGGCGTCTCATGCAGAAGGAGATCGACGACCGCCTCGCGACGGCGTTGCTCGCGGGCGAGGTTCACGACGGCGATACCGTGCGCGTGGACTTCGACGCGGCGGGCGACCATCTCATCGTCGCCTCGGTCTGAACCTGACGAACGGGCGCTTCCCCCACGCGGGGGAAGCGCCCGTTTCGATTGTCGGGCACCATGGAGTCGTGGCGGAGCACACGCAGAAAACGAGAGTTGTGGCGACGGCCTGGCGTCGCGCGCTCGTGCTGCTCATCGGCGGACTCGTTGCACTGCCATACGGCGCGATCGCCGTGTGGAGCCTTGGGCTCTGGATCACGGGCGGCCCGCTCAGCGCCCGGCTCTCGAGTCTGGTCGTGCTCGCGCTGCTGGTGGTTCCTGCGGTGCTTCCGGTGACACGGGCGCTTGAGCGCACTGTCGCGAACCAGCTTCTCGATACCGCCATTCCCGAGCCGCAGAGGCGCGCCACACTCGCGGACACGGGGCGTGGAGCGCTCTTCTTCGCCGGCCACATCGCCTCTGGCGGCATCCTGATTCTCGGCATCGCCTTCGTCTTTCCGCTGTGTGCGGTGCTCATCGGCGATGCTCTCACCTCGACCGGATCCGATGAGGGTGCGGCGTTGCTGCGCGACACCTTCTCGATCACCGAGATCGACGCGACGACTGCGCTCATTGTCGGCGGGCTTGCGGCCGTGCTCATTGTCGTCGTCACGATCGCCGCGGCGTATCTGCTGCCGTGGTACGCGACGCTGCTGCTGGGGCCGTCGCGCGATGAGCAGCGCGCGAGCGAGGCCGAGGCTGCGCGCGCCGGGCAGCGCCGTGAGGCTCTTGCTCGCGATGTGCATGACTCGGTCGGCCACGCGCTCACGGTGTCGACAATGCAGGCGCTCGTCGCGCGTGGCGCCATTGAGCGAGACCCGGATGCTGCTCGCGCGGCGCTCGACCAGATCGAACGTGTATCGCGCGCCGCCGTCGCGGAGCTCGACTACGTGCTTCGCGTGTTGCGTGATGGCGACGAGCCGCGCGATGATCGGGCTCCCGATCGCCGTACTCTCGCCGATGTCGACAGTCTTGCCCGTGAGACGCGAGCGGTCGGCTTCGAAGTCGACCTCTGCGTCGATGGGCACCCAGAGAAGCTGCCCGCGAGTCTTGGGCGCGAGGCGTATCGCGTCGTGCAGGAGGGGGTCACGAACGCCCTGCGATATGCGGCAACGCCACGTGTCACCGTAAGCATCGTCATCGACGACGAGGAGCTGAGCGTTCTCGTCGAGAACGAGACCAGTGCCGTTCGCGTGATCGATGGCCGAGGGCTCGCAGGAGTGCGTGAACGCGTCGCGGTGCTCGGCGGTGAGTCGTCGGTGGATATTGTCGCCGAGCGGTGGCGTCTGTCCGCCCGGCTTCCGGTTCGCGGCCCGCAGGGTGGGAGGGGCACGTGAGCCTTCGAATCGTGCTGGTCGACGATGAGCCGCTCGTGCGGGCGGGACTGCGTGCGATCTTCGACGCCGAGCCCGGCATCAGTGTCGTCGGAGAAGCCTCAGACGGCGACGAAGTCACGCAAGCCGTCACTGAATTCGCCCCCGCTGTCGTGGTGATGGATGTGCGTATGCCGCGCATGAGCGGAATTGAGGCGACGCGGCTGCTCATGCAGCATCCATCACGCCCTCGCGTGCTTATTCTGACGACATTCGACAGCGACGATCACGTCTATGACGCACTCAAGGCCGGTGCCGATGGCTTTGTCGTGAAGCGTGCCGAACCCGCGGAGCTCGTGCGCGCGGTGCAGATCGTCGCAGATGGTGAGTCTCTTCTCTATCCGGCGCACATCAGGCGCCTCGCGGCGAGGCACGGAACGCAGGGTGACAAGCTCGGCTCTGCGCACCTCAGCGATCGTGAGCAAGACGTGCTGCGCTGGGTCGCTCGGGGTCTGTCGAACGCGCAGATCGCGCACGAGCTCTTCGTGGGAGCGGAGACGGTCAAATCTCACGTCGCCAGCATTCTCATGAAGCTCGGCGTGCGCGACCGCACGCAGGCGGTGATCGCGGCGTACGAATCTGGGTTCATCGAGCCGGGAGCTGAACTCGGCCCCCGGTGAACTCCCCCGTGCCGGGATGACATTCCCCCGCACGGGTGGAGACGACGCCAACGTCGATCGCGACGCTGGAATCATGAATACATCACCTCACCTCACAGCGCGTGCCGCCGGGAGTCAGCAGCGGCGCAGCCGAATCACAATGTTCGCGGCCCTCGTCTGGTCAATCAGCCTTGTGGCAGCATCCGTCCTCTGGCTCACCGGGCTCGTCGATGCCCCATTCGCCGACTTCTCACCGGGCGATTTCAGTGCGCTCATCGACGCCCTTCCTGGGCCTTTCGCAGCCGTGCTTCTCGGCATTGTCGGCGTCATCGTGACCGCGGTCGCGGCGTGGGCGCTGTCGCGAGCGGAGCCTCCCATCGCAGTGCTCGCGGTCGTCGCCGGGGCGCTGACGGTCTTCTCGACAGTCATCGTCGCCGACGCGAAGGTCATGGCGGTGATCGGGTACGCTCTGAGCTTTCGGCTCGTGCCGCTCGATGGCGCCACGACGCTGCAGTTCGGGATGCTGCTTGGCTCCGCCGTCTGGATCGCCGCGGCTGTCTGCGCGCCAGCCGGCCGCCTTGTGCCGATCGAAGGCAGGCGGGCGTCGATGCTCGAATGGGCGGCGGTCGCTGTCGCGGTTGTCGTGCCGCTGCTCTACGCAGCCGTGCGATTCGCGTGGGCCGCGGGGATTCCCCTCGGTATCTCGGACGAGATGCTCGCCGACGGTCAGGAATCAGGACTCTGGACGGTCGGATTGGGTCTCGCCAGCGTCGCTACCGCTGTTGCGCTGCTGACTCTCGGGCTTGTTCAGCGCTGGGGTGAGCGGGTCCCTCACTGGGTTCCCGCACTCGGTGGCCGTCGCATTCCTGTCGCGCTCGCCGCTGTGCCCGTCACGATCGGAGGGCTGGCGATCTTCGCAGGCGGCGTGATGTTCGTGAGAGTCGCGATGTCGGGTTCGCTTCCGCTGAGCGAGAACTGGTCGACGATCGGCCCAGAGCTTCTCTGGCCGCTGTGGGCGATCGCGCTCGCCGTCGCGCTCGCCGGCTATGTGCGCCGCCGCATCCGCGTCGACAACCCGGCTTGATCGCCGATTGAAATGGCCGGTTCGAGGGGCCACCTGCCGCCAGGAGAATAAAGTGCCGAGACGAGGACTGGGAATCGAGTTCTGGTCCTCGTCTCGGCGAAACGTCCTTCTGCCGGCACGGTGAGAAGATTGCCGACTCCGCTGCCGCACCGGCATAGCGAGGTTGCTTACGCGTTGACGAGCACGATCTCCTCGAGCGACTTGCGCTCACGCGGGGCGATCTCACGCGCGCGCAGCTTTTCGTCTGGCAGCGCCTCCGGGGCCGCGAGCACGCCGAGAGCCGTCACCGAAACCACGCGCTGACGTGCCGGCAGGCCAAACGCCCCGTGCAGTCCCTCGGGGTTGAAGCCGCCCATCTGGTGCACGTGAAGACCGTCTTTGTGCGCCTGCAGCGCGAGCGTCGCAGCCGCCTGGCCGAGGTCGTACTCAGCCCAGCGCAGCTCGGTGCCGTCGTCGGTCTGCGTCTCCGCGACGTTGACGATCAGAGCCGCGGCCGTCACGGCCCACAGCTGGTTGAATCCCAGCAGGTTCTCGACAATCGCCTCGTGTTCCGGCGTTCCGCGGCGCGCGACAATGAAGCGCCACGGCTGTGTGTTCGCCGCGGATGCTGCCCAGCGCGCCGCTTCGAGAGCAGCGGTGAGCTTCGCTTCGGGCACCTCGATCGCGACGTCGAAGGAGCGCGGGCTCCACCGGCCAGCGATCACCTCCGAGATCGGTGCACTTGTCACGGCCAGTCGGTCCTGCGGTGTCATAGGTCTCCTCATTGTCGTTGCCGGGGCGCCGCGCCCCGAAACATGCAAACGCATAAGTAGCTCGTGCTTATTCCCCGATCACGGCTTCCCTCTGCCGTCGCACAGCGTTCGCGAGCTCGTCTGGCACGGTCTCGTCGTGCAGGCTCGTCGTGTCGCCGAGGGGCCTGCCCTCGACGATGCTGGTGAGAAGGCGCCGCAGAATCTTGCCCGACCGCGTCTTGGGCAGGTCGCGAACGATAAAGACGTGAGCCGGCTTGGCGATCGGCCCGATCTGGTGTGCAACGTGACCGCGAAGCGTCGCGGCCAGCTCGTCGTGGTTGACGTGTGCGTTCGCCACGACGAAAGCCGCGACAGCACTGCCCGTGACAGCATCCTGAACCCCGGCCACCCCGGCCTCGACGACGTCGGGGTGCGACACGAGCGCCGACTCGATCTCGAGCGCCGAGAGCCGGTGCCCTGATACGTTGATCACATCGTCGATGCGCCCGAGCACCCACGTATCGCCCTCGGCGTCGATGGCTGCGCCATCGCCGGACAAGAACCAGCCCTGCCGCCAGTACGCCGACCAATACGAGTCGCGGTACCGCTCCGCGTCGCCCCACACTGTGCGGGCGAGTGCAGGCCCCGGGCGATCGACGACGAGACGTCCGCCGACGCCCGCAGCAACGTCGCTTCCGTCAGCATCCACCACCCGCGTCGATACACCGGGCAGCGCGCGCGTCGCCGACCCGGGCTTGAGCGTCGATACGCCCGGCAGCGGAGCGATCGTCGCCGCGCCGGTCTCGGACTGCCACCAGGTGTCGACGATGGGGCACTCGCCGCGGCCGAGCCGCTCGTGAAACCAGTGCCAGGCCGACGGGTTGATGCCCTCTCCCACGGTGCCGAGCAGACGCAGGCTCGAGAGATCGTACGTCTCGGGCGGACCCTCGGGAAACCGCCCCATGAGCGTGCGAATGAGAGTCGGCGCCGTGTAGTACGTGGTCACTCCGTAGCGCTCGATGATCTCGAAGTGGCGCGCAGCATGCGGCGTCTCCGGCGTTCCCTCGTACATCACCTGCGTCACGCCGTTCGACAGCGGCCCGTAGAGGGAATACGTGTGCGCCGTGACCCACGCGAGGTCGGCCGTGCACCAGTGAACGTCGCCCGGCTTCGCGTCGAAGATCGCCCAGTGCGTGTAGTTTGCCTGCACGAGGTACCCGCCCGAGGTATGCACGAGGCCCTTCGGCTTTCCCGTCGTGCCCGAGGTGTACATGATGAACAGCGGCGTCTCGGCGTCGAAGTATTCGGGAATGTGAATGTCGGATGCTGTCGCCACAGCGTCGTGCCACCAGATGTCTCTGCCCGGGGTCCACGGAACAGCCGGCGTCTGATCGCCCGTGCGACGTACGACGAGCACGTGCTCGATGCTCGGCGAGTCTGCAACCGCAGCATCCGCCTGATGTTTGACGGGGACAGCCGCTCCACGACGAAACTGGCCGTCGCTGGTGATGAGTACTTTCGCACGCGTGTCGTCGACCCGAAACCGTACGGATTCGGCGCTGAATCCGCCGAAGACGAGCGAATGGATCGCACCGATTCGTGCGACGGCGAGCGTTGCGATGAGGGTCTCGGGAATGACGGGCAAGTAGATGACGACGCGGTCGCCCGCGCGCACGCCCAGCTCGGCTAGCGCGTTCGCCGCTCGCGCGACCTCGCGCTGCAGGTCGCGGTAGGTGATGGTTCGGCGATCGCCTTGCTCGCCCTCAAAGTGAACCGCGACGGTGTCGCCCCGGCCTGCGGCGACGTGCCTGTCGACGCAGTTCACGGCGACGTTGAGCGTTCCACCCGCGAACCACTCGACGCGCGGCACGGTGAGCGAACCGTCGTCGAGCTGCCGCACGGGCTCCCATGTGTGCGCCGTGTGCCACGGCGTCTGCCACTCGAGGCGCTCCGCAGCGCGCTCCCAGAACGCGACGGGATCAGCGGCAGCGCGAGCAACGTCCCGGGCGGTGACGTTCGCCGAGCGCGCGAGGGTCTGAGGAGCCGGGTAGCGGCTCGTGCTGCGTGGACGAACGTCAATCACCGAGGTCATGCTCAGACCGTAACCCGCGCAGCGCCCCGGGCGTCGTCGGCGATGAAACTCTCTGTAACGAAAGCAGCGTCTCCGGCTCAGCGAATGAACAGAGGCAGCGGCATGCCGATCGAGACGAGTGCCGATCCGAGTCCGTAGCCGACGGCGCACACGAGCAGGCCAATGATGGGCACCCAGTACGCCATGCGCCCCGTCATGATGCGACGAATAGTCCATACCGTGAAGACGATCACGGCGGCCAGCGGAACCCAGAGGGCG
This DNA window, taken from Paramicrobacterium agarici, encodes the following:
- a CDS encoding DUF6069 family protein, with protein sequence MTSTQKATRATQASQRTSTGARAFTSTLTIAIATLAALLIWAICVPLLGIELDVPQAGMTVGPIAIAVSALGGGIAAWGLQATMGRTRRGLKAWTVVALVVLALSLAGPALSGAIGAALSILEILHIVVGTILIVGLRRAGRAAPARRSNA
- a CDS encoding sensor histidine kinase, whose amino-acid sequence is MTDQMTTTGPRASECDDWGANWFAARRGPWFALIWLPVLIVAPLVSNIASGNVTATITYVLIAAWYVVTVVVPYRGVPQWMSELCVAVLTALVVAQFVISHDGQGFLYPLLAIAAATAIRRRYALGIVMGLSISGSIAEGIATWSLANALLFGFASVVAGVSTYLIGALVDIVAELRSTRRRLAGLAVAEERQRFSRDLHDLLGHTLSVIVVKAEAIRRFAASDPDSVVNHARGIEDVGRTALADVRQAVAGYRELRLEHELSGATEALEDAGVSMEASRPVPALSPQTDALFAWVVREATTNVIRHSHATHCTVRVMSGSEGASMEIADNGRGAVAAEWGSGIRGMRERAARAGGTLDVASDARGFTLTIAVPAEGSAS
- a CDS encoding response regulator transcription factor — its product is MISIVIAEDQTMMRSALTSLLELEDDLTVCAGVSRGDDVAAAVREHKPDVALVDIEMPGKSGLDAIADIRRESPGTAVVIVTTFGRAGYLRRAMDAGARGFLVKDNPVEELAASIRRVVAGETVIDQLLAAQALSAGENPLSDREVDVLAASDGGIPISEIAQKLHLSTATVRNYLSAAIGKLGARNRAEALTLARRSGWV
- a CDS encoding DUF664 domain-containing protein, which codes for MTTAADAALLARLDSQRQHVLGTVEGLDDEAMARRMLPSGWSLTAMLHHLALDDERFWFAGTVAGDPAVVEWVGSGGDGWDVPDSLTGSQAVDLYVKAIDRSNAILAAASFDAPPVWWPDDLFGEYRLATVRDVVLHVLAETATHAGHLDAARELIDGRQWLVFE
- a CDS encoding ATP-dependent Clp protease ATP-binding subunit; the protein is MANMQGAPSTQEDAKSALEQFGVNLTEIARAGKLDPVIGRDAEIRRVSQVLTRRTKNNPVLIGEPGVGKTAVVEGLAQRIVAGDVPESLKDKQLVSLDISALVAGAMYRGQFEERLKSVLKEVNEAEGQIITFVDELHLLMGAGGGEGSVAASNMLKPMLARGELRLIGATTLDEYREYIEKDAALERRFQQVYVGEPSVEDSIAILRGLKGRYEAHHGVTITDAALVAAASLSNRYITSRQLPDKAIDLIDEAMSRLKMEIDSSPVEIDELKRQVDRMKIEELALKKEKDDASKERLAKLREELADKESELEQLQARWERERTGLNKVGDLKKQLDEAQTARDKAMREANYTEASKLEYTTIKQLTEQLERAESESEPDEPRMVNEQVTEDDIAAVISAWTGIPVGRLLQGETEKLLHLESELGKRLIGQKRAVTAVADAVRRSRAGISDPNRPTGSFMFLGPTGVGKTELAKALAAFLFDDERAMVRIDMSEYGEKHTVSRLVGAPPGYVGYEQGGQLTEAVRRRPYSVILLDEIEKAHPEVFDVLLQVLDDGRLTDGQGRTVDFRNTILILTSNLGSQFLVDQSLSWDEKEQSVQDLVRQAFKPEFVNRLDDIVVFSALSQDELGEIVELYIERLQSRLGERRLVLAVTPDARSWLADRGYDPIYGARPLRRLMQKEIDDRLATALLAGEVHDGDTVRVDFDAAGDHLIVASV
- a CDS encoding sensor histidine kinase; the protein is MAEHTQKTRVVATAWRRALVLLIGGLVALPYGAIAVWSLGLWITGGPLSARLSSLVVLALLVVPAVLPVTRALERTVANQLLDTAIPEPQRRATLADTGRGALFFAGHIASGGILILGIAFVFPLCAVLIGDALTSTGSDEGAALLRDTFSITEIDATTALIVGGLAAVLIVVVTIAAAYLLPWYATLLLGPSRDEQRASEAEAARAGQRREALARDVHDSVGHALTVSTMQALVARGAIERDPDAARAALDQIERVSRAAVAELDYVLRVLRDGDEPRDDRAPDRRTLADVDSLARETRAVGFEVDLCVDGHPEKLPASLGREAYRVVQEGVTNALRYAATPRVTVSIVIDDEELSVLVENETSAVRVIDGRGLAGVRERVAVLGGESSVDIVAERWRLSARLPVRGPQGGRGT
- a CDS encoding response regulator; translation: MSLRIVLVDDEPLVRAGLRAIFDAEPGISVVGEASDGDEVTQAVTEFAPAVVVMDVRMPRMSGIEATRLLMQHPSRPRVLILTTFDSDDHVYDALKAGADGFVVKRAEPAELVRAVQIVADGESLLYPAHIRRLAARHGTQGDKLGSAHLSDREQDVLRWVARGLSNAQIAHELFVGAETVKSHVASILMKLGVRDRTQAVIAAYESGFIEPGAELGPR
- a CDS encoding nitroreductase family protein, with product MTPQDRLAVTSAPISEVIAGRWSPRSFDVAIEVPEAKLTAALEAARWAASAANTQPWRFIVARRGTPEHEAIVENLLGFNQLWAVTAAALIVNVAETQTDDGTELRWAEYDLGQAAATLALQAHKDGLHVHQMGGFNPEGLHGAFGLPARQRVVSVTALGVLAAPEALPDEKLRAREIAPRERKSLEEIVLVNA
- the acs gene encoding acetate--CoA ligase, with the protein product MTSVIDVRPRSTSRYPAPQTLARSANVTARDVARAAADPVAFWERAAERLEWQTPWHTAHTWEPVRQLDDGSLTVPRVEWFAGGTLNVAVNCVDRHVAAGRGDTVAVHFEGEQGDRRTITYRDLQREVARAANALAELGVRAGDRVVIYLPVIPETLIATLAVARIGAIHSLVFGGFSAESVRFRVDDTRAKVLITSDGQFRRGAAVPVKHQADAAVADSPSIEHVLVVRRTGDQTPAVPWTPGRDIWWHDAVATASDIHIPEYFDAETPLFIMYTSGTTGKPKGLVHTSGGYLVQANYTHWAIFDAKPGDVHWCTADLAWVTAHTYSLYGPLSNGVTQVMYEGTPETPHAARHFEIIERYGVTTYYTAPTLIRTLMGRFPEGPPETYDLSSLRLLGTVGEGINPSAWHWFHERLGRGECPIVDTWWQSETGAATIAPLPGVSTLKPGSATRALPGVSTRVVDADGSDVAAGVGGRLVVDRPGPALARTVWGDAERYRDSYWSAYWRQGWFLSGDGAAIDAEGDTWVLGRIDDVINVSGHRLSALEIESALVSHPDVVEAGVAGVQDAVTGSAVAAFVVANAHVNHDELAATLRGHVAHQIGPIAKPAHVFIVRDLPKTRSGKILRRLLTSIVEGRPLGDTTSLHDETVPDELANAVRRQREAVIGE